Proteins from a genomic interval of Stenotrophomonas maltophilia R551-3:
- the fur gene encoding ferric iron uptake transcriptional regulator, with protein METHDLRKVGLKVTHPRMRILALLEQRNAQHHMTAEDIYRQLLEHGDEIGLATVYRVLTQFEAAGLVLKHNFEGGQAVYELDRGGHHDHMVDVDSGKIIEFESHEIEELQRKIAADHGYELEEHSLVLYVRKKRK; from the coding sequence ATGGAAACCCACGACCTGCGTAAAGTCGGCCTGAAGGTGACCCATCCGCGGATGCGGATCCTGGCGCTGCTCGAGCAGCGCAACGCCCAGCACCACATGACCGCCGAAGATATCTACCGCCAGCTCCTCGAGCACGGCGACGAGATCGGCCTTGCCACGGTGTACCGGGTGCTGACCCAGTTCGAGGCCGCCGGCCTCGTGCTCAAGCACAATTTCGAAGGCGGCCAGGCCGTCTACGAGCTGGACCGTGGTGGCCACCATGACCACATGGTCGACGTGGACAGCGGCAAGATCATCGAGTTCGAAAGCCACGAGATCGAGGAGCTGCAGCGCAAGATCGCAGCCGACCACGGCTACGAGCTGGAAGAGCACTCGCTGGTGCTGTACGTGCGCAAGAAGCGCAAGTAA
- a CDS encoding peptidase domain-containing ABC transporter, protein MDVVIQSEAAECGLACLAMIASHHGNNLGLRELRRRHALSLKGATLAQIMEIGGSLGFRCRPLRLDLEHLSQLQLPCVAHWDLNHFVVISKVHRNGVTVLDPAYGERRLSLEEISRHFTGIALELHPTAEFQVTPRPPAVSLAQLTGRVEGLWRALGLLLLLSVALQVFVLIAPFFMQWTVDQALVAYDRDLLTVLGTGFALALLLQVCIGQIRGWAVIYLSNRLNLQWTGNVFRHLLHLPLDYFEKRHLGDVTSRMGSIQAIQRTLTTSFVEALIDGLMAVVTLGMMLLYSWKLALVTLLAVALYAIARACAFAPLRRGTEKQLIAGARQESHLLESIRGVQSVKVAGRESVRQAGYFNLMNETVNQDIWLSKFGLSFGGANQLLFGLERIAVIWLGALLAMDNVFSVGMLIAYLAYKDQFSQRVGALIDKWVEFRMLRLHGERLSDIVLSEPEDSTDNGNALLPDGLRIEVEDLGFRYAPGEPWVLKNCSFVVDAGESVAIIGPSGCGKTTLIKILLGLLQPTEGQVRIGGVPLSRISISDYRRMIGAVMQDDQLFAGSVSDNIAFEDDHHDEGKVLEAAQLAAVHDDIAAMPMGYNSLIGDMGTTLSGGQKQRVILARALYRRPQLLFLDEATSHLDVERERLVNEAVKQLELTRVIIAHRPETIASADRVLIMHAGGVAHVLSQNTSSSLAPERGDAAELTA, encoded by the coding sequence ATTGACGTCGTGATTCAATCTGAGGCAGCGGAATGCGGACTCGCTTGTCTGGCCATGATTGCGTCGCATCATGGCAACAACCTCGGACTCCGTGAACTTCGCCGTCGTCATGCACTTTCCCTCAAGGGTGCCACCCTCGCCCAGATCATGGAAATCGGGGGAAGCTTAGGCTTTCGTTGCCGGCCCCTGCGCTTGGACCTGGAGCACCTGAGCCAACTTCAGTTGCCGTGCGTCGCGCACTGGGACCTCAACCACTTTGTTGTAATCAGCAAAGTTCATCGCAACGGCGTCACTGTCCTGGATCCCGCTTATGGCGAGCGTAGGCTTTCCCTGGAGGAGATCTCACGCCACTTCACCGGGATTGCTCTGGAGTTGCATCCAACTGCCGAGTTCCAGGTAACCCCTCGCCCGCCAGCAGTCTCGCTTGCACAGCTGACAGGCAGGGTCGAGGGGCTTTGGCGGGCTCTTGGGCTACTGCTGCTCTTGTCTGTGGCACTTCAGGTATTCGTCCTGATAGCACCGTTCTTCATGCAGTGGACCGTGGATCAAGCCCTCGTCGCCTATGACAGAGACTTGCTGACTGTGCTGGGCACTGGGTTCGCTCTGGCGCTTCTGCTGCAGGTATGTATTGGGCAGATTCGAGGCTGGGCAGTCATCTACCTGTCAAACCGGCTCAACCTGCAATGGACCGGCAACGTCTTCCGCCACCTCCTGCATTTACCCTTGGACTATTTCGAGAAGCGCCATCTAGGTGATGTCACGTCACGGATGGGAAGCATCCAGGCCATTCAGAGAACACTGACAACCAGCTTCGTAGAAGCACTCATTGACGGCCTCATGGCGGTTGTGACCCTGGGAATGATGCTGCTGTACAGCTGGAAGCTGGCGCTGGTCACGCTGCTTGCAGTTGCCCTGTATGCAATTGCACGCGCCTGCGCATTCGCGCCCCTCAGGCGAGGCACGGAGAAGCAGCTGATTGCCGGGGCACGACAGGAGAGCCATCTTCTTGAGTCGATTCGGGGAGTTCAGTCGGTGAAAGTCGCTGGCCGCGAATCAGTTCGTCAGGCGGGCTACTTCAACCTCATGAACGAGACCGTCAATCAAGACATTTGGCTCTCGAAGTTCGGGCTGAGCTTCGGTGGTGCGAATCAGTTGCTGTTTGGCCTGGAGCGCATTGCGGTCATCTGGCTGGGGGCACTACTGGCCATGGACAATGTGTTCTCCGTCGGCATGCTGATTGCTTACCTTGCCTACAAGGACCAGTTCTCGCAGCGCGTTGGAGCGTTGATCGACAAGTGGGTAGAGTTCCGCATGCTTCGCCTTCACGGCGAGCGACTCTCCGACATTGTTCTCTCCGAGCCAGAGGACAGCACTGACAACGGGAACGCCCTGTTGCCAGACGGACTCCGCATTGAGGTCGAGGATCTTGGCTTCCGCTACGCCCCTGGGGAGCCATGGGTGCTGAAAAACTGCAGCTTTGTGGTGGACGCCGGTGAGTCGGTCGCAATCATTGGCCCTTCGGGCTGCGGGAAGACTACGCTTATCAAGATACTCCTTGGGCTCCTACAGCCGACCGAGGGTCAGGTCCGCATTGGCGGCGTGCCACTATCAAGGATCAGCATAAGCGACTACCGCCGCATGATCGGAGCCGTGATGCAGGATGACCAGCTTTTCGCAGGAAGTGTCAGCGACAACATTGCCTTCGAAGATGATCACCATGATGAAGGAAAAGTGCTTGAGGCGGCGCAGTTGGCTGCTGTGCATGACGACATCGCGGCCATGCCCATGGGCTACAACAGCCTGATCGGCGATATGGGAACGACCCTCTCTGGAGGCCAGAAACAACGGGTGATCCTCGCTCGCGCCCTGTATCGCAGACCTCAATTGCTCTTCCTGGACGAGGCAACCAGCCATCTTGATGTGGAGCGCGAAAGACTGGTGAATGAGGCCGTAAAACAGCTTGAACTGACTCGGGTGATCATCGCCCATCGGCCGGAAACCATCGCCAGCGCCGACCGCGTGCTGATCATGCATGCGGGAGGAGTAGCGCACGTGCTGAGCCAGAACACATCCAGCTCCCTGGCGCCGGAGCGAGGTGATGCAGCGGAGCTCACTGCATGA
- a CDS encoding outer membrane protein assembly factor BamE produces MRNLLLVAAVALSTTGCGIIYKQPIYQGNLIREDAVAKLQVGQSKQQVTALLGTPSIPDPFHAQRWDYTASQRVNRLGRTEVKNFTVFFENDNVTRWEGEYFPGNDKALAQQTVRQFGRNLPKDKKKKGR; encoded by the coding sequence ATGCGCAATCTCCTGTTGGTCGCCGCCGTCGCCCTGTCCACCACCGGGTGCGGCATCATCTACAAGCAACCCATCTATCAGGGCAACCTGATCCGGGAAGATGCCGTGGCCAAGCTGCAGGTCGGGCAAAGCAAGCAGCAGGTCACCGCGCTGCTGGGCACCCCGTCCATTCCCGACCCGTTCCATGCGCAGCGCTGGGACTACACCGCCAGCCAGCGCGTGAACCGCCTGGGCCGTACCGAGGTGAAGAACTTCACCGTGTTCTTCGAGAACGACAACGTGACCCGTTGGGAAGGCGAGTATTTCCCGGGCAACGACAAGGCCCTGGCCCAGCAGACCGTCCGCCAGTTCGGCCGCAACCTGCCGAAGGACAAGAAGAAGAAGGGCCGCTGA
- a CDS encoding LysR family transcriptional regulator, whose protein sequence is MARPDINRSGELEVFVRVIETGGFSAAARTLDMTPSAVSKLVARLEQRLGTRLLQRSTRQLQLTPEGCAFYERGLRVLADLEEAERCASAHAEPRGRLRVNSNVPFGQHFLLPLLPAFLERNPQVGVDLTLNDEVIDLLEQRTDVAVRAGPLKSSSLVARRLGATRMMIVAAPAYAQRHGLPRTPEELQSHNRLDIGHARAMQGWPLLQDGRERMLLPSGNARASNGNALRQLVLGGLGLARLATYQVQEDIAAGRLLPVLEEANPGDLEEVHAVFLGQGGYLPLRVRAFLDFLVETVDLARPLG, encoded by the coding sequence ATGGCACGACCCGACATCAACCGATCCGGCGAACTGGAAGTGTTCGTGCGGGTGATCGAGACCGGTGGCTTTTCCGCCGCCGCGCGTACGCTGGATATGACGCCGTCGGCAGTCAGCAAGCTGGTGGCACGGCTGGAGCAACGGCTGGGCACGCGCCTGCTGCAGCGTTCCACCCGCCAGCTGCAGCTGACCCCGGAGGGCTGCGCGTTCTACGAGCGTGGCCTGCGCGTGCTGGCCGACCTGGAGGAGGCCGAGCGTTGCGCCAGCGCGCATGCCGAGCCGCGCGGACGGCTGCGGGTCAATTCCAACGTGCCGTTCGGCCAGCATTTCCTGTTGCCGCTGCTGCCGGCGTTCCTCGAGCGCAACCCGCAGGTGGGCGTCGATCTGACCTTGAACGACGAGGTGATCGATCTGCTCGAGCAGAGAACCGACGTGGCGGTGCGCGCCGGCCCGCTGAAGAGTTCCAGCCTGGTGGCACGACGGCTGGGCGCAACGCGGATGATGATCGTGGCCGCACCGGCCTATGCGCAGCGGCACGGCCTGCCGCGCACCCCCGAGGAGCTGCAGTCGCACAACCGTCTGGACATCGGTCATGCGCGTGCGATGCAGGGCTGGCCGCTGCTGCAGGATGGTCGTGAGCGGATGTTGCTGCCCAGCGGCAATGCACGCGCCAGCAACGGCAACGCACTGCGTCAGCTGGTGCTGGGGGGCCTGGGCCTGGCGCGGCTGGCGACCTATCAGGTGCAGGAGGACATCGCTGCCGGACGCCTGTTGCCGGTGCTGGAAGAGGCCAATCCCGGTGACCTCGAAGAGGTGCACGCAGTGTTCCTGGGGCAGGGCGGTTACCTGCCGCTACGCGTACGCGCGTTCCTCGATTTCCTGGTGGAAACGGTGGATCTGGCGCGGCCGTTGGGGTGA
- a CDS encoding GNAT family N-acetyltransferase — MSLEIAVTDEPSNEALDLIGSGLDQFNLEAAGYADRRALAVLVTDPASGKVVGGLTGRTSLGLWFVDLFHLPPAYRGSGLGSRVLKAAEDEARRRGCRSGVLYTISFQAPDFYVKHGWTVFGEVPCDPPGTCRVFLSKDLSAG; from the coding sequence ATGTCGCTTGAAATCGCTGTAACGGATGAACCCAGCAACGAGGCGCTGGACCTGATTGGCAGTGGCCTGGACCAGTTCAATCTGGAGGCTGCAGGGTATGCCGATCGACGCGCGCTGGCGGTACTGGTTACCGATCCAGCCAGCGGCAAGGTGGTAGGGGGCCTCACAGGGCGAACGTCGCTGGGCCTGTGGTTTGTCGATCTGTTCCATCTGCCACCGGCATATCGCGGCAGCGGGCTGGGCTCGCGTGTGCTGAAGGCTGCGGAAGATGAGGCACGGCGGCGGGGTTGCCGCTCCGGTGTGCTTTACACCATCAGCTTCCAGGCGCCGGACTTCTATGTGAAGCATGGCTGGACCGTATTCGGTGAAGTGCCGTGCGATCCGCCCGGTACGTGCAGGGTGTTCCTCAGCAAGGATCTGTCAGCGGGGTGA
- a CDS encoding RnfH family protein: MIEVEVVLAWPQQVLSRRLQLEEGATVAEAIVAAALEGSAGCPAVAVHGVLARPQQVLLDGDRIELLRPLLADPKDNRRRRALGG; encoded by the coding sequence ATGATCGAGGTCGAGGTGGTGCTAGCTTGGCCGCAACAGGTGCTGTCGCGCCGGCTGCAGCTGGAAGAGGGCGCCACCGTGGCTGAAGCCATTGTCGCTGCCGCGCTGGAAGGCAGTGCTGGATGCCCGGCCGTGGCCGTGCACGGCGTACTGGCGCGCCCGCAGCAGGTGCTGCTGGATGGCGACCGCATCGAGCTGCTACGCCCGCTGCTGGCCGACCCCAAGGACAACCGCCGGCGTCGCGCGCTCGGCGGTTGA
- a CDS encoding S8 family serine peptidase, producing MRTSLRVSLASAITLVLASAPAFAQPIERVWTRGMASNEQYSSFIVKYRDGSSKRVSANTAQDALKKRLGVQQRSKRSIGSAPPAAASVTHQRRMGGGADVVTTDKPLDRPEAEILMQRIADDPDVEYVQPNYMMSAFATPNDPRYGEQWHYSNPTSGARLPGAWDRSTGQGVVVAVVDSGYLNNNDLQANLLPGYDMISSTRPFSDWQCIIGGMNPGCGGSDDGDGRDADAFDASGIAHGTHVAGTVAAVTNNQIGVAGVAYNAKVVPVRVLGNQGNGGSADIIDGMLWSAGINVPNVPANANPAEVINLSLGGRRACSPAEQDAIDDITAQGTIVVVAAGNSNLDVSEFAPANCKGVIAVAANDQGGRRAFYSNYGAGIHITAPGGETWSCRASVGEFLPLATPPSQANCAPTRQHPAQGILSTVGNNAFDFMSGTSMAAPHVAGIVALMQAVAPVPKTTDQVKDILRRTAHPIAAANCPGGCGPGIVDAAEAVKAASN from the coding sequence ATGCGTACGTCGCTTCGGGTTTCCCTTGCCAGTGCCATCACTCTGGTCCTGGCCAGCGCCCCCGCCTTCGCCCAACCCATCGAACGGGTATGGACGCGAGGCATGGCCAGCAACGAGCAGTACAGCAGTTTCATCGTCAAGTACCGGGACGGCAGCAGCAAGCGCGTCTCCGCCAACACCGCCCAGGACGCGCTGAAGAAGCGCCTCGGCGTCCAGCAGCGCAGCAAGCGTTCGATCGGCAGTGCGCCGCCAGCGGCCGCGTCCGTGACCCATCAACGCCGCATGGGCGGCGGCGCCGACGTGGTCACCACGGACAAGCCACTGGACCGTCCGGAGGCCGAGATCCTGATGCAGCGCATCGCCGACGATCCTGACGTCGAGTATGTGCAGCCGAACTACATGATGAGTGCATTCGCCACGCCGAACGACCCGCGCTACGGCGAGCAGTGGCACTACAGCAACCCGACCAGTGGCGCGCGCCTGCCCGGCGCGTGGGATCGCTCCACCGGCCAGGGCGTGGTGGTTGCGGTGGTCGATTCGGGCTATCTCAACAACAACGACCTACAGGCGAACCTGCTGCCGGGTTACGACATGATCTCGTCAACCCGTCCGTTCAGTGACTGGCAGTGCATCATCGGGGGCATGAATCCCGGCTGTGGTGGCTCCGACGATGGTGACGGACGCGACGCCGATGCATTCGATGCCTCGGGCATTGCACACGGCACCCACGTCGCCGGAACGGTCGCTGCGGTGACCAACAACCAGATCGGCGTGGCCGGCGTGGCCTACAACGCAAAAGTCGTACCGGTGCGCGTACTGGGAAACCAGGGCAATGGTGGCTCCGCCGATATCATCGACGGCATGCTCTGGAGTGCCGGTATCAACGTGCCCAACGTCCCGGCCAATGCCAACCCGGCCGAGGTCATCAATCTGAGCCTGGGTGGCCGCCGCGCCTGCTCGCCGGCCGAGCAGGATGCAATCGACGACATCACGGCCCAGGGCACGATCGTGGTGGTCGCCGCCGGCAACAGCAATCTTGATGTGTCCGAGTTCGCCCCGGCGAACTGCAAGGGCGTGATCGCGGTTGCTGCCAACGATCAGGGCGGTCGTCGCGCGTTCTACTCCAACTATGGTGCAGGCATCCACATCACCGCACCGGGTGGCGAGACCTGGTCGTGCCGTGCGTCGGTGGGTGAGTTCCTGCCGCTGGCCACGCCGCCGAGCCAGGCCAACTGCGCACCCACCCGCCAGCATCCGGCGCAGGGCATCCTGTCCACCGTGGGTAACAACGCCTTCGACTTCATGTCCGGCACCTCGATGGCGGCGCCCCACGTCGCTGGCATCGTCGCGCTGATGCAGGCGGTGGCGCCGGTGCCGAAGACCACCGACCAGGTCAAGGACATCCTGCGTCGAACCGCGCACCCGATCGCGGCGGCGAACTGCCCGGGCGGTTGCGGACCGGGCATTGTCGACGCTGCAGAAGCGGTGAAGGCCGCCAGCAACTGA
- a CDS encoding type II toxin-antitoxin system RatA family toxin has protein sequence MPTIRRSALVEHSAARMFDLVNDVQAYPRRFRWCSAAQILEQGEDRLVARLDLGLGSFSTWFQTENTLQRPHSIDMQLRDGPFKQLHGRWEFHVLAEDACKVTLTLEFEPSSRLLGPALAIGFQGLADRMVNDFVRVADEA, from the coding sequence ATGCCAACTATCCGCCGCAGCGCCCTGGTCGAACATTCGGCCGCACGCATGTTCGACCTGGTCAACGATGTCCAGGCTTATCCGCGCCGCTTCCGCTGGTGCTCGGCTGCCCAGATCCTGGAGCAGGGCGAGGACCGGCTGGTCGCGCGCCTGGACCTGGGCCTGGGCTCGTTCAGTACCTGGTTCCAGACCGAAAACACCCTGCAGCGACCGCACAGCATCGACATGCAGCTGCGCGACGGTCCGTTCAAGCAACTGCACGGCCGCTGGGAATTCCATGTGCTGGCCGAGGATGCCTGCAAGGTGACCCTGACCCTGGAGTTCGAGCCCAGCTCGCGGCTGCTTGGCCCGGCATTGGCGATCGGCTTCCAGGGGCTGGCCGATCGCATGGTCAACGACTTCGTCCGCGTCGCCGACGAGGCCTGA
- the smpB gene encoding SsrA-binding protein SmpB, translated as MSKNSVKDKAKSATANKTIALNKRARHEYHIEERFEAGLALQGWEVKSIRAGRGNIIDAYAYVKQGEIFLIGAQITPLIQASTHVVANDRRERKLLLHRSEIDKLVGKVERDGYTIVPTAMYWSKNKIKLEVALAKGKQTHDKRDAAKDRDWAIEKQRVMRRGNRDA; from the coding sequence ATGAGCAAGAACAGCGTCAAGGATAAAGCAAAGAGCGCGACGGCCAACAAAACCATCGCGTTGAACAAGCGTGCCCGCCACGAGTACCACATCGAGGAGCGCTTCGAAGCCGGCCTGGCCCTGCAGGGCTGGGAGGTGAAGTCGATCCGCGCCGGCCGCGGCAACATCATCGACGCCTACGCCTATGTGAAGCAGGGCGAGATCTTCCTGATCGGCGCGCAGATCACCCCGTTGATCCAGGCCTCGACCCATGTGGTGGCCAACGATCGGCGCGAGCGCAAGCTGCTGCTGCACCGGAGCGAGATCGACAAGCTGGTGGGCAAGGTCGAGCGCGATGGCTACACGATCGTGCCGACGGCGATGTACTGGAGCAAGAACAAGATCAAGCTGGAAGTGGCGCTGGCCAAGGGCAAGCAGACCCACGACAAGCGCGATGCCGCCAAGGATCGTGACTGGGCGATCGAGAAGCAGCGCGTAATGCGTCGCGGCAACCGCGACGCGTAA
- a CDS encoding HlyD family secretion protein, translating to MSGLFRKEAIDAQRRSWLGGISLVQPLRFWLLAVFAAIAAMGIVSFFWIGEYSRRSRVSGELVPDLGLSTVVAPSAGVVARLDVEEGDHVQRQDGLLTINVPRVTSSGQDAVSTLLDAQRSRIASVGAMSEFQDRQLATQQDGAKTQRAAMLRELSQIDAEIHTRGEQVRIGRETLARYRSVEDERYVSLIQINQQEQSVLEAVNAQQALQRQATSIRRNLAELEQRLAEIPHQRLSAKAVSERDLAALNQEFIRMEADGELLLRAPVTGLVANRLVEAGQAVQPGQPLLSLLPKGSELRAQLLVPSSAIGFVKSGDRVLLRYQAYPHQKFGAHEGTVIRISRSALAGNQKEGSTTQSLYRVLVSLDQQGVLAYGKMEPLRPGMQLEADIMGERRKLYEWLLEPLYSVSGRLKG from the coding sequence ATGAGCGGCCTCTTCCGCAAGGAGGCGATTGATGCCCAGCGGCGAAGCTGGCTGGGCGGGATATCCCTCGTACAGCCACTCCGGTTCTGGCTTCTGGCGGTATTCGCAGCGATAGCGGCCATGGGCATCGTCAGCTTCTTCTGGATCGGCGAGTATTCGCGCAGATCGCGAGTTTCCGGTGAGCTTGTGCCCGACCTCGGGCTTTCCACGGTCGTCGCCCCGTCCGCTGGAGTGGTCGCAAGACTGGACGTCGAAGAGGGTGATCATGTGCAACGCCAGGACGGGCTGCTGACGATCAACGTGCCTCGGGTAACGTCCTCGGGCCAGGATGCCGTATCAACATTGCTGGACGCACAACGCTCCCGCATAGCCAGTGTGGGTGCGATGAGCGAATTTCAGGATAGACAGCTGGCAACTCAACAGGATGGCGCCAAGACCCAACGCGCTGCGATGTTGCGCGAGCTTTCGCAGATCGACGCGGAGATACATACCCGCGGCGAGCAGGTGAGAATCGGGCGCGAGACCCTCGCCCGCTATCGGAGCGTCGAGGATGAGCGCTACGTAAGCCTGATTCAGATCAACCAACAAGAGCAATCGGTGCTTGAGGCGGTCAATGCGCAACAAGCCCTTCAACGCCAAGCGACCTCGATTCGGCGGAACCTGGCCGAACTTGAGCAGCGGCTTGCAGAAATTCCCCACCAAAGGCTGTCCGCCAAGGCAGTGTCTGAGCGTGACCTTGCCGCGTTGAATCAGGAATTCATCCGGATGGAGGCCGACGGAGAGCTGCTCCTTCGAGCCCCGGTAACTGGACTGGTGGCAAATCGACTCGTTGAGGCTGGCCAGGCGGTGCAGCCCGGCCAACCCCTTCTCAGTCTGCTTCCCAAGGGGTCCGAGCTTCGAGCACAGCTGCTGGTGCCCAGCTCGGCCATAGGATTCGTTAAATCAGGCGACAGGGTTCTGCTGCGTTACCAGGCCTATCCCCATCAGAAATTTGGAGCCCACGAAGGAACAGTCATCCGCATCTCTCGCAGCGCCTTGGCGGGGAATCAGAAGGAAGGCAGCACGACGCAGTCTCTATATCGAGTCCTGGTCTCGTTGGATCAGCAGGGAGTGCTGGCATACGGGAAGATGGAGCCGCTTCGCCCTGGCATGCAACTCGAGGCAGATATCATGGGGGAGCGTCGCAAGCTTTATGAATGGCTGCTGGAACCGCTCTATTCTGTGTCCGGAAGGCTGAAGGGCTAG
- a CDS encoding CPBP family intramembrane glutamic endopeptidase — translation MLQKFAHRRPRPIAENKIFAAAIATVAVGAAQGILDSFNVFGSKAATEFLAFLACAWLFPNEPGRRWTFWLPPVLVGAGLICGALWIAFAGLPSGHASNSISLNEIPLKFYVLGIVTSCIVAPLFEEKVVRHLFLDGASHYLGKVAGAIVVSALFAAVHVDAFVSSFIYSVILCIGAIAFGLNTVQRSIIHGVINLSIMHWALLPPLL, via the coding sequence ATGCTTCAAAAATTTGCCCATCGAAGACCCCGCCCTATTGCGGAGAACAAGATATTCGCCGCAGCGATTGCGACGGTTGCCGTTGGGGCAGCACAGGGGATTCTGGATTCATTCAACGTATTCGGATCAAAGGCGGCGACTGAGTTCCTCGCATTTCTCGCTTGCGCCTGGCTATTTCCAAATGAACCCGGAAGGAGATGGACTTTCTGGCTTCCACCCGTATTGGTTGGCGCCGGCCTTATTTGCGGAGCACTTTGGATAGCTTTTGCAGGACTGCCCTCAGGACATGCCAGCAATTCCATATCCTTGAATGAAATTCCATTGAAGTTCTATGTGCTCGGCATCGTAACCAGCTGCATCGTAGCTCCACTTTTTGAGGAGAAGGTCGTGAGACATCTCTTTCTGGATGGAGCCTCTCACTACCTCGGAAAAGTCGCGGGTGCCATTGTCGTCAGCGCGCTGTTCGCTGCCGTCCACGTCGATGCATTTGTGTCATCTTTCATCTACTCGGTGATTCTCTGCATTGGTGCGATAGCTTTTGGCCTGAACACCGTCCAGCGATCCATAATCCATGGAGTTATCAATCTTTCCATCATGCATTGGGCACTTCTCCCCCCTCTTCTCTAG
- a CDS encoding SGNH/GDSL hydrolase family protein: protein MNRFSQLTAAALIVLSGAASAAPPPLWVASWQASPQRVWDAGFLFPPLIPAELHDQTFRQTARISLGGPRLRVRLSNAYGSQPLRIEAASVAAQAGATPQPLRFDGQPSVLIDPGQERLSDPLPLATDDRQALQVSVFVPGPTPLQTFHWEGRQTSWIAPGDQSQAQALSRASSTTARLFLTGIEVEAAASARSVVVIGDSITDGASASLDQDQRWTDHLAARLAPQGVAVVNGGISGGRLLRDGMGDAALSRFQRDALDQAGVASVIVLIGINDISWPGTAFARNQVRPTLAELQAGYRALADQARGRGLRILGATLAPFAGALPGTPLDDYYQPEKEALRQQLNAWLRSDSPFDALIDLDAALRDPADPSRMAAAYDSGDHLHPGDAGNKAMAEAVDLDALLGSPGSEPFPGGKGI from the coding sequence ATGAATCGCTTCAGCCAGCTCACCGCCGCCGCATTGATCGTCCTGTCCGGCGCTGCCAGCGCCGCCCCGCCCCCACTCTGGGTCGCCAGCTGGCAGGCCAGCCCGCAACGGGTGTGGGACGCGGGCTTCCTGTTCCCCCCCCTGATTCCAGCCGAACTGCATGACCAGACCTTCCGCCAGACCGCGCGTATCAGCCTGGGCGGCCCTCGGCTGCGGGTTCGGCTGAGCAATGCCTATGGCAGCCAGCCGCTGCGGATCGAGGCGGCAAGCGTGGCGGCACAGGCAGGCGCAACGCCGCAGCCACTCCGTTTCGACGGCCAGCCCAGCGTGCTGATCGATCCCGGCCAGGAACGGCTGAGCGATCCACTACCACTGGCCACGGATGACCGCCAGGCGCTGCAGGTCAGCGTCTTCGTGCCGGGGCCGACGCCGCTGCAGACGTTCCATTGGGAAGGCCGCCAGACCAGTTGGATTGCGCCCGGCGACCAGAGCCAAGCCCAGGCACTGAGCCGGGCCAGCAGCACCACTGCCCGCCTGTTCCTGACAGGCATCGAGGTCGAGGCGGCGGCCAGCGCGCGCAGCGTGGTGGTGATCGGCGATTCAATCACCGACGGCGCTAGCGCCAGCCTCGACCAGGACCAGCGGTGGACCGACCATCTGGCGGCGCGCCTGGCACCGCAAGGCGTGGCCGTGGTCAACGGCGGCATCTCCGGTGGCCGGTTGCTGCGCGACGGGATGGGGGACGCCGCCCTCAGTCGCTTCCAGCGTGACGCGCTGGACCAAGCCGGCGTGGCCAGCGTGATCGTGCTGATCGGCATCAACGACATCAGCTGGCCCGGCACCGCGTTCGCCCGCAACCAGGTGCGGCCAACGCTGGCCGAACTGCAGGCCGGCTATCGCGCCTTGGCCGACCAGGCCCGTGGCCGGGGCCTGCGCATTCTGGGTGCCACCCTGGCGCCGTTCGCCGGCGCCCTGCCCGGCACGCCGCTGGACGACTACTACCAGCCGGAAAAAGAAGCGCTGCGCCAGCAGCTCAATGCCTGGCTGCGCAGCGACAGCCCGTTCGATGCGCTGATCGATCTGGATGCCGCCCTGCGCGACCCGGCGGATCCGTCACGGATGGCTGCCGCCTATGACTCCGGCGACCACCTGCATCCGGGCGATGCAGGCAACAAGGCGATGGCCGAGGCGGTGGATCTGGACGCCTTGCTGGGCAGCCCGGGGTCAGAGCCCTTTCCTGGTGGAAAAGGGATCTGA